From the Caldisalinibacter kiritimatiensis genome, the window CTAGGGCTATAATTTATTATCTTACAGTTATTTTCATTGCAAAGCTATTTAAAAAGCCTGTAATGGTTTATGCAAACGGAATAGGGCCAATTAAAAAAAGAGTAAATAAATATCTAACAAAGAAATTATTAAATAAAGTGGATTTAATAACACTTAGAGATTATAAGTCTAAAGAAACTCTGGAAAAATTAGGAGTTAAGAATAAGAATATTTATGTTACTTCAGACCCTGTATTTACATTAGAACATTCAAGTGAAGAAAGAATAAAACATATCTTCAACATAGAAGGAATTCCATTAGATAAGCCTTTAATAGGCGTCAATGTAAGGTGTTGGAAAGATGATAAGAATATTAAGAAAGTAATATCAAAAACGATAGACTATTTAACAAGGAATTTGAACATTAATGTTGTAATTATACCTATGCATTATCCGGATGATTTAGAAATAGGAGAAGATATTATTGAGTTAATTCAGGATAATTGTTATATATTAAGAAATAAATATAGTGTTGAAGATATGATGGGTATAATTGGGAAATTAGATTTGATAATTGCTATGAGGCTTCACTCTTTAATATATGCAGCAACGCAGGCTATTCCAATGATAGGTTTGGTATATGACCCTAAGGTTGAAGGTTTTTTGAATTTACTTGGAATAGATACTAAAATTGATATAAACAATTTAGAGCTAGTTGAATTGTGTACAATGATTGATGAAATATGGAAAAATAGGAGTCAATTTAAGAGTAGATTAAATGAAGTAAGAGATAAACTAAAAGCAAAGGCATATGATAATGTAAGTATGGCTTTAGACTTACTCAAAAGTAGGTGATAAAATGGTACAAAGCATAAAAATAATGGGAGTTAGAGTGGATAAAGTAACATTAAATTCTGCTGAAAGAGAAGCGAAAGGATATTTAAAACAAAATGATACGAATGTTATATATACTCCTAATACAGAAATAGTAATGGCTGCCAAAAAAGATAACAAACTAAAGAGAATATTGAATGATGGAGATTTAATAGTTCCCGACGGTATTGGATTAGTATATGCATCGAGAATTAAGAAAAAGCCTCTCGCAGAGCGGGTAACAGGATATGATTTATCTATTAAATTACTTGAGATAGCAAATAAGAACGGCTATAAGTTATTTTTATTAGGAGGAAAACAAGGAGTAGCTAAAGAGGCTAGTGAAAAAATAAAGAAAAAATATCCTAATATAAAAATAGCTGGTTATCATCATGGTTATTTTAAAGGAACTCATATAGGGTATAAAGGACATGATGAGGAAAAGAAAGTTATAGAGCAAATAAATAGCGTAAATCCAGATATTTTGTTTGTAGGTTTTGGAGCACCTAAGCAAGAAATATGGATTCATAATAACAAGCATGATTTAAATACTAAACTAATAATTGGTAATGGCGGAACGCTTGATGTATTAGCAGGTAGAGTCAAAAGAGCTCCGATGATATATCAAAAACTTGGATTAGAGTGGCTATACAGATTAATTAAGGAGCCAAGAAGAGTTAAAAGACAAGCAGTATTACCGTTATTTGCATTAAAAGTACTTTTTTCAAAAAATAATATTGTTGAATAAACTATAAAGTAAAAATAAACTCAGGAGAGGAGGAGGTAAAAATGCTAGATATCAATAAAAGGTGGTATAATTATTTAATTGAATATTTGGGTATAACAATAGGAACAGTGATTATGGCAATTTCATTGAATATGTTATTAGAGCCAAATACTATTGCTCCTGGTGGAGTAACAGGTTTAGCTATAGTAATAAAGAAAATACTTAACATTCCTATTGATATTACAAACTTAGCTATTAATATTCCTTTATTTATAGCTGGAGTTTTAATTTTAGGAAAAGCCTTTGGAGCTAAAACTCTTTATGCTACATTTGCATTATCTTTTTTCATAAGGATATTGCCACAATCCAACTTAACAGAAGATTTACTTTTAGCTGCAGTTTTTGGTGGTGTACTTATAGGATTGGGGTTAGGTATAGTTTTTAAATTTGGAGGTACTACTGGAGGTACAGATTTAGCAGGAGCAATATTAAATAAATACTTTCCAGGTCTTAGTACAGCAACTCTAATGATGATAATAGACCTTTGTGTGGTTGTAATTGCAGGTGTAGTTGATAAGAAAATAGAAACTTCACTTTATTCGATTATAGCTTTATATATTTTAGTTAAAGTAATAGATTTGATTTTAGAAGGTTTAGGTTATGCTAAAGCATTTTTAATAATTTCTAATACTCCAGAGGAATTAGGGGAAATTATATTAGATGAGTTAAAAAGAGGTGTAACGGTACTTAGAGGAAAAGGAATGTATACTGGCAAGGATAGGGACGTTTTATTATGTGTAGTAAACAGGTCACAAATCACAAAATTAAAGGAGATAGTACATGAAGTAGATGAAAAGGCTTTTGTTATGATTACTGATATACATGAGGTTTTAGGTGAAGGATTTAAAGAAATAAAAAGTACTTAGGAGGGAAAAGAATGGAAAAGCATCAAGAACTTAAAAAGATTGCAAACACATTGAGAAAAGACATAATCAAAATGATAAATGCTGCTAGTTCAGGTCATCCAGGAGGGTCATTATCAGCTTGTGAAATAGTAACAGCATTATATTTTAAAGAAATGAAAATAGACCCTCAAAATCCTAATTGGGAAGATAGAGACAGGTTTGTTTTATCTAAAGGCCATGGAGCACCTGTTTTATATGCAGCATTAGCAGAAAAGGGATATTTTCAAAAGGAAGAATTAATGAAGTTGAGAAAAGTTGGAGAAATGCTTCAAGGACATCCAGATATGAAGGGAACACCTGGTGTTGATATGTCAACAGGTTCTTTAGGACAGGGATTGGCAGTAGCAAATGGAATGGCTTTAGCTGGTAAATTAGACAACAAAGATTATAGAGTGTATGTACTTTTAGGTGATGGGGAAGTACAGGAAGGTATGATATGGGAAGCAGCAATGTTTGCAGCTCATAACAGATTAAATAACTTAACTGTATTCTTAGACCATAATGGTTTACAAATAGATGGAAAAAATAGAGAAGTTATGAACATTGAACCTATTGACAAAAAGTGGGAAGCTTTTGGATGGCATGTAATAAAAATTGATGGACATAACTTTGAAGAGATTTTTAAAGCTATAGAAGAAAGTAAGGGTGTAAAAGACAGACCTACTATAATTATTGCTAATACAGTTAAAGGTAAAGGCGTATCATTTATGGAAAATAAAGTAGGTTGGCATGGAAGCGCACCAAACGATGAAGAAACTGAAAAGGCTTTAGATGAGCTTGGAGGTGAAGCATAATGACAAAGAAAATAGCAACAAGAGAAGCGTATGGAGAAGCTTTAAAAGAATTGGGAAAAAACAATAAAGACATAGTAGTATTAGATGCAGATTTATCAAAATCAACAAAAACAGCTAAATTTAAAGAGGAGTATCCAGAGAGATTTATTAATGTAGGTATAGCTGAGCAAAACTTAATAGGTACTGCAGCTGGATTAGCTACAGCTGGTAAAATACCGTTTGCTAGTTCATTTGCAATGTTTGCTACTGGTAGAGCATTTGAAATAATTAGGAATTCAGTAGCTTATCCTAAATTAAATGTTAAAATAGCTGCCACTCATGCAGGCATAACTGTAGGAGAAGATGGTGCTTCACATCAAGCATTAGAGGATATTAGTATAATGAGAACAATCCCTAATATGGTTGTGATAAATCCTGCTGATGCAGTTGAAGCGAAAGAAGCAGTTTTAAAAGCAGCAGAATATAATGGACCTGTTTATATTAGATTAGGCAGAAGCAAAGTACCGGTAATACATGATGAAAATAACTATGAATTTGAGATAGGTAAAGGAATATTATTAGAAGACGGAAAAGATGCAACAATAATCGCTACTGGAGTTATGGTAGCAGAGGCACTAGAAGCAAGGAATAAATTAGCTGAAGAAGGAATTGATGTAAGGGTAATAGATATCCACACAATTAAGCCAATAGACAAAGAAATAATTATAAATGCTGCTAAAGAAACAGGAGCAATTGTAACAGCAGAAGAACATAACATCATAGGTGGGTTAGGAAGTGCAGTGGCTGAAGTACTTGCAGAAAATCAACCAGTACCTATGGAAAGAGTAGGAGTTAAAGATGTTTTCGGTCAATCAGGTAAAGGTGATGAGTTATTAGAAGTATATGGACTTACAGCTGAAAAGCTAGTAAAAGCAGTTAAGAATGTTATAAAAAGAAAGTAGATTAAAGGGTGGGAACTTAATCCCACTCTTTTTTATTGTCTAAGAAAGCATATTTACATTATAGGTTGTAATTAAGTTGAATATAAGTTTTAAATGAAGACAGAATATTTGTAAAATTATTATCCAAAAGCTAAAGGCAAACAGCGAATAGCCTAATTCTTTCTAATATCCTCCTGAGAACTAAGAACAGAATCAAATGCTACTAACTATTAACAACGGACTACTAACTAACAAATCGACTTTAGCCGATTTTGTTCTTAAATCTATCATAAAAATGTAAATACCAGAATACTATTATATAAGAAATGTTTATATTGATATATGAATAGGTAAAGGGGGTATTAGGTGAAAAAGATATGGGTACTTATAGTAATAGCAGTAATAGTTTTAGGAATAATATTTATTCCCAAACTATTATTTAATGAGGGGGATAAAACGGTGAATTTTACAGAAGTAAGTAAAAACCAAATACCGAGTAAATTACAAGAAGTACTTCCTTCATATAAAACTGAAGAAAGAGCTTTAGCGTGTAAAGTTAAAGATGAGATATATATAATAGTGACGAGGGGCGAAAAGAGAACAGAAGGATATTCTGTTGCTGTAGAAAAAATAGAGAAATTAGAAAAAGATAATGAAACACATCTTATAGTATATGCTGTTTATGAGGACCCCAAACCCGATGAGATAGTAGCACAGGTGATAACATATCCTTATACTGTTGTAAAGACAGATTTAAAAGAGTTACCTGACAAAGTTAAGCTTAAGACTAGATATAAAGAATAATCATTTCAAACATCAGCATTTTGCTGGTGTTTTTGGTTTTTTGACCAATATTTACATAAAGGAAAATAAATATTATAGAAGAATTTATAAGGGTGCGGAAAAACATAAGAGGAGGAGAAGGATGAAAAAATTTGGGAAAAAACTATTAAGTGGTATATTAGCAGTTTCTATTATAGGTACATCTACTAGTGCATTTGCTTGGGATTATAAAGTACAACAAGGGGATACATTTTGGAAAATAAGTCAGAAATATGACGTAGATATTAATAAGCTTATGGAAGTGAATAATGCTAACGAAAGTACAATTCTTTATGTTGGTCAACAGATTGAAATACCTGAAACTCAAAACTTTTTTTATTATGAAGTACAAGCTGGTGATACATCTTGGATTATAAGTGAAAAATTTAATGTTTCATTAAATGAGCTATTAAAAATAAATAACTTAAATCAGTATTCAGTAATATATATAGATCAAAAACTAAAAATACCATCTGTATGCTCTACAGAAGACAGGCCAACAAATAATATACCAGAACAACCTGAATCATATATGACATATAAAACCCATATTGTAAAGAAAGGAGACGATTTTTGGAAGTTAAGTGTACAATATGGAATACCTATGTATGAATTAATGAAAGTTAATAATGCTAATGAAAATACTATTTTATACATAGGACAAGAGATAAAAATACCTGTATACAACGTAGCTGAAATGGAAACATTAGGAGACCAGTATGGCGAATACCTAGATTGGTGGAATGGGGTGCAATATGTTATACCAATTGGAGCTACTATTAAAGTTATTGACTTTTATACAGGAAAGTCATTTATGGCAAAGCGAACAGCAGGAGCTAACCATGCAGATGTAGAAACATTGACAGCTGAAGACACTGAAAAATTAAAGGAAATATGGGGTGGAAGCTTTAGTTGGTTAAGAAGACCAGTAATAGTAGAGTATAATGGTAGACGCATAGCGGGAAGTGCATCAGGAATGCCACATGCAGGAAATGATAATGCTGAAGGCGGTGTTTATACTAGCTGGAGAAGTGAAGGTTATGGTCCAGGTTTAAATTTAGACTTTATAAAGAACAATAATATGGATGGACATTTTGATATTCATTTTCTAAATAGTACAAGACACAAGGATGGAGAAGTGGATGAAAAGCATCAACATAATATAAAAATATCTGCTGGAATTATAGATTAGAATATGTCCCAAAAAGTCTAAAACAAACAAATTTAGACTTTTTGGGATTTATTATTTATGGTAATTATTGTAATTTGCAATAATTCACAGGAAAGAAAGAATGTTTATAGAATAATATAAAATAAGGAATTAAATAAGTGGATTTTAGTGTTTTGCTTTTGAGGGGAGTGTCTATAATGAGAAAAGATTTAAAAATTCCGTTTGATAAACTAAAGAAAAAGTGTAATATTGAGATTCTTAATTTTAATACAACAGCCCAATTGTCAATGTCTAGAGAAATTATCGGACAAGAAAGAGCTATGAAAGCGTTGAGGTTTGGATTATCAGTAAAGAGAAAAGGATACAATATATTTGTTTCTGGAGTTACAGGTACTGGTAGAAACAGTTATACTTATTCAGTTGCTAAAGAATTTGCTAGAGAGAAGCATGCACCAGATGATTTATGCTATGTATATAACTTTGAAAAACCTGAAAATCCTAAATTGATAAGCTTAAATTCGGGTAAAGGAATTGTATTTAAAAAGAAAATAGAGTATATGGTGCGTAAGATTAAAAGGGACTTGCCAAAAGCTTTTACATCTAAAGAATATGAAAATAAAAAAAATCTTATTTATAGCCAATATGATAAAAAGATTAAAGAGATAATTGAAAACTTAAATGAGATAGCAAAGGAATATGGATTTATGTTTAAAGAAAATGATGGAAATTTAGTTAGTATTCCCCTTGTAAATGGACATCCGATGACAGAAAAAGAAATTATAGATTTAACAGAAGAAGAAATTTCTGAAATTAAGGAAAATTCGAACAAATTGAGCAGAGAGACTTTTGATTACTTTAAAAAAATTAGACAACTAGAAGAACAGTCTAGAAATAGGATAAAACAATTAAAGGAAGAAATAGCTTTAAAAGTTGTAGATACACATGTTATGCCAATAATAGATGAATTTGAAGACAACAAACAAATAAAAAAGTATTTATATGAAGTAGAAGATGATATTATAAAAAATATTAATGAATTTTTAGATAATGAAAAAACTGACCAGGCTAAACTTCTTTTAACTAAAGGGAAAATAAGTAAGGATTTCTTTAAAAGATATGAAGTTAATTTGTTTATAGATAATAGTGACAAGAAAGGTGCACCTGTAATAAAAGAGACAAATCCTGACTATTATAATTTACTTGGTCAAATAGAATACGTAAATGAATTAGGGGTTAATAAGACAGACCATACTAGAATAAAACCAGGAGCTATTCATTTGGCTAATGGAGGGTATCTAATAATACAAGCAAAGGATATACTAACCAGTCCATACGCATGGCATGGGCTAAAAAGAGCTTTAAATACAGGGAAAGCTAAAATAGAGAATATAGGCAAAGGTCAAGGAAATATGATTGTAGAATCTATAAAACCAGAGCCTATACCTATAGATTTAAAAGTGATGATTATAGGTGATTATCATACTTATCAGCTACTCTATAATTATGATAATGATTTTAAAAAGCTTTTTAGGATAAGAGCTGATTTTGATATAGAGATGGAGAGAAATAAACAAAATATAAATAAGCTAGCATCTTTTATAGCATGTCATTGTAAGGATGAAAAATTAAAGGCATTTGATAAATCAGCGGTGGGAAAAATAGTTGAATTTAGCTCTAGGCTAGCAGAAGATAAGAGAAAATTAACTGCTAGATTCAATGAGATAGTGGAAATTTTATATGAAGCAGATGCTTGGGCGGATTTTAAAGGAGATTCAATTGTAACAGAAGAACATGTAAAAAAAGCTATACAAGAAAAAGTTTATAGAAATAATAAGTATGAGCAGAAATTACATGAGTTATTTAAAGATGAAACTATATTGATACAAACTTCGGGTTATGAAGTAGGGCAAATAAATGGATTAGCAGTAATTAACACAGGACAATATACTTTTGGAAAACCAAACAAAATAACAGTATCGACATTTGTAGGTAAAGATGGAATAATAAATATAGAAAGGGAAGTAAAGCAAAGTGGAAAATTACATGATAAAGGCGTTCTAATATTGAGTGGATATTTAGGAGAAAAATATGCCAATAATAAACCATTATCTTTATCAGCAAGCATAACCTTCGAGCAGTCCTATAGTGTAATCGATGGAGATAGTGCATCAAGTACCGAATTATATGCATTAATATCAAGTTTAGCAGAAGTGCCAATAAATCAAGCTATAGCAGTTACAGGTTCAGTAAACCAAAAAGGTGTTATTCAACCTATTGGTGGTGTTAATGAGAAGATTGAAGGATATTTTAAAGTATGTAAAGAAAAAGGATTTTCGGGTGGAGAAGGAGTAATGATACCACATCAAAATATGAACAATCTTATGTTAAATGATGAAGTAATAGAAGCAGTAAAAGAGGGAAAATTTTCAATATACGTAGTAAAAACTATTGATGAAGGAATAGAAATATTAACTGGTATGCCAGCAGGAATAAAGGATAGATATGGAAATTATCCTAAGGGTACTATTAATAATTTAGTGCAAAAGAAATTAAACAGTTTTGCTAGAATATATAAAGATTTTAATTGATAAGAGGCGAAGCCACTTTTATTTGTGCAAATTATTAAAAATGACATAGATTTTTTGTTGAACTTGCCAATAGAAATTTAAGTAATAGTATTATAAACTATTACATGTAAACATTTACAAGGAGTTATAGACGAAAGGAAAACGGTTTAAAAAAGTAAAGGGGGAATTTAAATGGCAGGTTTAACTTTTAAAAATATGTATAAAATATATCCAGGAGGAGTAACAGCAGTAAAAGATTTCAATCTTGAAATTAAAGATAAAGAATTTATTGTACTTGTAGGTCCTTCAGGATGTGGTAAATCTACAACACTTAGAATGGTAGCTGGTTTAGAAGAAATTTCTAAAGGCGAATTGTATATAGGTGATAAATTAGTTAATGATGTAGCACCTAAAGATAGAGATATTGCTATGGTTTTCCAAAACTATGCTCTTTATCCTCATATGTCAGTTTATGATAACATGGCTTTTGGTCTTAAATTGAGAAAGGTTCCTAAAGCAGAAATTGATAAAAAGGTAAAAGAAGCAGCTAAAATACTAGGAATAGAAAATTTACTTGACAGAAAGCCTAAGGCGTTATCAGGTGGACAAAGACAAAGGGTTGCACTAGGTAGAGCAATAGTAAGACAACCAAAGGTTTTCTTAATGGATGAGCCTTTATCAAACTTAGATGCAAAACTAAGAGTTCAAACTAGAACTGAAATCACAAAATTACATAAAAAACTTCAAACAACATTTATATATGTAACACACGATCAAACAGAAGCTATGACAATGGGAGATAGAATAGTAGTAATGAAAGATGGAGTTATACAACAGGCAGCTACACCACAAGAAGTATATGAAAAGCCAGCGAATGTTTTCGTAGCAGGATTTATAGGTAGTCCACAGATGAACTTCATTGATGCAATAATAGAAGGTAATGATATTAATGATTGTAAATTAGCTTTTGGAAATGTTAAGGTTAGCTTACCTGAAGGAAAAGCTAAGATAGTTAAGCAAAAAGGCTATTTCGGTAAAGAAGTAATCTTAGGAATTAGACCAGAAGATATTCATGATGAAAAAGTATTCATTGAGTCTTCAAGAGATAGTGTAGTGAAGGCTCACGTAGAAGTAACAGAAATGATGGGTTCAGAAACATATCTATACATCACTATAGAAGGTAATAGTGCTATTGCTAGAGTAGACTCAAGAAGTCAAGCTAAGCATGGAGATAATATAGAGCTAGCATTTGATAAAAATAAAATACATTTATTTGATAAAGAAACAGAGATGGCTATACTATAATATTACAAAATCAAGAAAAATAGAGGAATATGGAGAAAAAAGCAGAAGGAATAATGAGAGGATTATTCCTTCTGTTTTTTTATGTCATAAAAAGTTTTATAATATAGTTAGGTGATATTATGTTAACAGAAAAACAATTAAAAGATATTTCTAACAGATTAAGTTATATTTTAGGATGCAACGTACGTTTAATACATGAGCAGAAAAGCGATAACCTTATATTAGAAGATTCAGAAAATCTAGGAGATAAGCACAATATATGCAACTTGAAACTAGGTGGTATAACTTATATTATGGTTGTTGAGGACGAAGAACCTTTAACTAATAGAGAACTTAATTTGATAAAAAAATTTATAACTGAAATTGTTGAAGATGTAAAGTACTTAGCTCCTAATATAACTGAAAAGGATGTTATAAGAATTCTTACTAAGACAACAGATGAAAAAACTGTCGAAGATATTATGAAGCATCTTGGTTTTAATATGAACGAAGATATAAGTGTTATTCTTGTAAAAATGTTAAGTAATAGTATGGCTTCTCAAGTAGCATCAATTGTAAAGCATATATCTACAAATCATCTTGCGAGTGTGGTAATAAGTGAAGATATACTCGCTGTAATATATCAAAAAAATAATAAAGAAGATATAGATTTGGAGAAAAAAATAGTCGATGCAGTTGAAAGTGAATTATTACAAAATATAAAGATTGGTGTAAGTTCTTTGAAGGAACCTATTAAAGTTAAAGAAGCTTATCTAGAAAGCTTTGAAGCTCTTAATATAGGATTAGAACACCAATTACCTAATAAAATTTATAATTATAGAGAATTATTAGTTTATAGATTGATATCGAAAGTTTCGGAAAATACAGTGCTTAAATTATATAAAGAAGCTATGGAGCTAGGCTTACATAAGTTATCTAATGAGGAAATTAAAACAGCAAATATTTTCTTAAATAGTAATTTGAATATTAGTGAAGCAGCAAGAAAGTTATATGTCCATAGAAATACTTTGAATTATCGTCTTGATAAAATACAAAAAGATACAGGATTTGATATCAGAGTATTTAATGATGCTATTAAATTTAAAACTTTACTCGTAATTTATATGTATATGAATAATAAAGTAAAATAGTATAAATTACCTAATTTAAATTGATAATTTTTAAAGGAATTAGCTATATAGTGTCGAAGTATAATAAATGTTTGATGAATTATGAAGCTTATTGTATTAATAATTACTGTAGTGTAGATAGTTATTATCATTGTAATTAGACAGGAGTGATTTTGTGATAGAGCTTATGAACGTAACAAAAGAGTATAATAATGGCGTTAAAGCTTTAAATAATATAAGTATTAATATTGATAAAGGAGAATTTGTTTTTTTAGTTGGACCTAGTGGTGCGGGAAAATCTACTTTTATAAAGCTTTTGTTAAAAGAAGTTGAACCTTCATCAGGAAGAATTATTTTAAATGGTCAAGATATAACTAAGGTAAAAAGCAGAATGATTCCACATATCAGAAGAAGTATTGGTGTGGTTTTTCAGGACTTTAGATTATTACCTAATAAGACAGTATATGAAAATGTAGCCTTTGCTATGGAAATCATAGGTGCTCCATATAAAAACATAAGAAGACAAGTTCCTATGGCTTTAAGTATGGTGGGACTTAGCAATAAAGCTGACAGTTATCCTAATCAATTATCGGGTGGAGAGCAGCAGAGAGTTTCAATTGCAAGGGCAATCGTAAATAATCCAGGCCTGCTTATCGCTGATGAACCTACAGGAAATTTAGACCCAGATACAGCATGGGAAGTTATGAAGATTATTAGAAGAATTAATAGAAGAGGGACAACTGTTTTAATGGCTACACATGCAAAGGACATAGTAGACGTTATGAAACAAAGAGTTATAGCATTAGAAAAAGGACAAGTTGTCAGAGATGAGCAGAGAGGTGTTTATGGTTATGAAGGGTAGAACGTTAAAATATATGATAAAGCAAGGTTTTATAGGAATGTGGAGAAATCGTATGATGAGTATTGCCTCTGTAGGCTCAGTATCTTCAGTATTAATTATTTTAGGGGTAATACTTATATTGATTCTTAATATAAATAATTTTTCGAATATGACTAAAGAAAAGTTTGATGAAATACAAGTTTATTTAAAAGACGATATAAGTAGTCATGAAATAGATGAAATTGGTGAAGATATCAGAGAAATAGATGGTGTAATTGCTGTTATATTCCAATCTAAGGAACATGCTTTAGATATAATGAAAGAACAGTGGGGAGAAGAAGGTAACTTATTAGAAGGATTAGAAGAAAATCCTCTACCTAATTCATATGTTATTCAATTAAAGGATATTAGTTATGCAGATACAGTAGTGAATAAGTTGCAAGGATATTCTGGTATAGAAGAAATTAAATATTACAAGGATATTGTTCAAAAGCTTATGACTGTAGCTAATTATATACAAGTAGGCGGATTAGCTTTAATAGGTGGATTGATGTTAATATCAGTATTTATTATTTCGAATACTATTAAATTAACAGTAACAGCACGAAAAAGGGAAATAAACATAATGAAATACGTTGGAGCCACTAATGGTTTTATTAGAGGTCCATTTATTATAGAAGGTATGTTATTAGGATTATTGGGTTCAGGATTATCAATACTTATAGTTAACTATGGATATAAATATTTATTTCAAACGTTAAATGAAAAATTATACGTGCTATTTACAATTTACTTAGTACCATATACAGCACTATTTAGCGATGTAGCAATAATATCACTAACCATTGGAGTAGGAATAGGAGTACTTGGAAGCATAATCTCTCTAAGAAAGTTTTTAAGAGTTTAGACAAGGAGGGTGGGCATTTGATACTGAAGAAAAGAACGTGTTATGTATTGTTAGTATTAATATTATTTATTAATAGTGTTGTAGTATATGCTGATAATAGTATTGAACAAGATAAAAAAAGATATGAGCAAACAAAGCAGAGAATAGACAAAGTAGAAGAAGAATTAAATGAGAAAAAAAGGGAATACAAGGATGTTACTAAACAAATTAAAAAATTAGATTTACAACTTGATGAAATAGATAAAGAGTTACAAAAACTTGAAGGACAGTTAAATAACTTAAATAACGATATTGAAGTAACAAAAAAAGAGTTATTAGAGGCAGAAAAAAATATTGAAGAAAAAAATGATATATTAAATAAAAGATTAAGAGTTATGTATAAAAATGGAACAGTTGGTTACTTGGAAGTTCTATTGGCATCTAAAGACTTAGAGGATTTACTTACTAGATTAGATATGATAAAGAGAATAGTTGAAAATGATGTAGAGTTATTGAAATATATGAAAGAACAAAGAGAGCAAATAAAGGAAAAAAAAGCACAGTTAGAGACTCAAAAGAAAATGTTATTATCAACTAAACAGACTATACAAAAAAAGAGAAAAGAAATTGAAGTTGTAAGTAGAGCTAAGCAGCAATTGATGAGAAGTTTAGCAAGTAATATAAAGGAACTTGAGAAACAGGAAGATGATTTACTAAATTTAGCTAAAAGGTTAGAAGAAGAAATAAGAAGAAAACAGATTGCACAGAAATATGCAGGTGGAAAGTTAACATGGCCTACACCAGGTTACTATAGAATAACTTCACCGTATGGTATGAGAGTACACCCTATTCTGAAGACTAAAAAGATGCACACAGGTATAGATATAGGCGTTCCATTAGGGGGCACTATAGTGGCAGCTAATGATGGTGTAGTTCGATAT encodes:
- a CDS encoding YitT family protein, giving the protein MLDINKRWYNYLIEYLGITIGTVIMAISLNMLLEPNTIAPGGVTGLAIVIKKILNIPIDITNLAINIPLFIAGVLILGKAFGAKTLYATFALSFFIRILPQSNLTEDLLLAAVFGGVLIGLGLGIVFKFGGTTGGTDLAGAILNKYFPGLSTATLMMIIDLCVVVIAGVVDKKIETSLYSIIALYILVKVIDLILEGLGYAKAFLIISNTPEELGEIILDELKRGVTVLRGKGMYTGKDRDVLLCVVNRSQITKLKEIVHEVDEKAFVMITDIHEVLGEGFKEIKST
- the csaB gene encoding polysaccharide pyruvyl transferase CsaB codes for the protein MGENKRVTISGYYGFDNSGDDAILKAIVKDLKNKSNNITITALSKNASSTKQTYNIQAVDRFNIINVINELYSTDMLISGGGSLLQDVTSTRAIIYYLTVIFIAKLFKKPVMVYANGIGPIKKRVNKYLTKKLLNKVDLITLRDYKSKETLEKLGVKNKNIYVTSDPVFTLEHSSEERIKHIFNIEGIPLDKPLIGVNVRCWKDDKNIKKVISKTIDYLTRNLNINVVIIPMHYPDDLEIGEDIIELIQDNCYILRNKYSVEDMMGIIGKLDLIIAMRLHSLIYAATQAIPMIGLVYDPKVEGFLNLLGIDTKIDINNLELVELCTMIDEIWKNRSQFKSRLNEVRDKLKAKAYDNVSMALDLLKSR
- a CDS encoding WecB/TagA/CpsF family glycosyltransferase, which gives rise to MVQSIKIMGVRVDKVTLNSAEREAKGYLKQNDTNVIYTPNTEIVMAAKKDNKLKRILNDGDLIVPDGIGLVYASRIKKKPLAERVTGYDLSIKLLEIANKNGYKLFLLGGKQGVAKEASEKIKKKYPNIKIAGYHHGYFKGTHIGYKGHDEEKKVIEQINSVNPDILFVGFGAPKQEIWIHNNKHDLNTKLIIGNGGTLDVLAGRVKRAPMIYQKLGLEWLYRLIKEPRRVKRQAVLPLFALKVLFSKNNIVE
- a CDS encoding protease complex subunit PrcB family protein translates to MKKIWVLIVIAVIVLGIIFIPKLLFNEGDKTVNFTEVSKNQIPSKLQEVLPSYKTEERALACKVKDEIYIIVTRGEKRTEGYSVAVEKIEKLEKDNETHLIVYAVYEDPKPDEIVAQVITYPYTVVKTDLKELPDKVKLKTRYKE
- a CDS encoding transketolase family protein encodes the protein MTKKIATREAYGEALKELGKNNKDIVVLDADLSKSTKTAKFKEEYPERFINVGIAEQNLIGTAAGLATAGKIPFASSFAMFATGRAFEIIRNSVAYPKLNVKIAATHAGITVGEDGASHQALEDISIMRTIPNMVVINPADAVEAKEAVLKAAEYNGPVYIRLGRSKVPVIHDENNYEFEIGKGILLEDGKDATIIATGVMVAEALEARNKLAEEGIDVRVIDIHTIKPIDKEIIINAAKETGAIVTAEEHNIIGGLGSAVAEVLAENQPVPMERVGVKDVFGQSGKGDELLEVYGLTAEKLVKAVKNVIKRK
- a CDS encoding transketolase; translation: MEKHQELKKIANTLRKDIIKMINAASSGHPGGSLSACEIVTALYFKEMKIDPQNPNWEDRDRFVLSKGHGAPVLYAALAEKGYFQKEELMKLRKVGEMLQGHPDMKGTPGVDMSTGSLGQGLAVANGMALAGKLDNKDYRVYVLLGDGEVQEGMIWEAAMFAAHNRLNNLTVFLDHNGLQIDGKNREVMNIEPIDKKWEAFGWHVIKIDGHNFEEIFKAIEESKGVKDRPTIIIANTVKGKGVSFMENKVGWHGSAPNDEETEKALDELGGEA